One stretch of Muribaculum intestinale DNA includes these proteins:
- a CDS encoding transposase, with product MFVKLRKISEITATLPFTEFDFMQKYRESFAVSELGRIHAQLPLKELAEKIRSHFPKTHPQGNTPMFPPEGEVALMFLKPYTGQSDDGLIEMLNGNIHMQMFCGVLIDPAKPIKNGKIVSAIRQRIAGVLDIRELQKILYGKWGGSLRNKDLCLTDATCYESHLRFPTDVKLLWECCEWLQSLIAKTCKALKERLPRNKYRDIDRARLTYAKHRKHSRAATVKLRRRLLGLLSKQIGQWNRICKIHTVDIALTAEQSKRLFALKEVYRQQRALAQKKEVKKRIVSIDRPYIRPIVRGKENKRVEFGAKVNNIQIDGISFIEHHSFEAFNEGVRLQECIEYQQELTGVKVAKVGADTIYANNDNRRYCTENGITTCFVRKGPKPKDENTDISTARRIIGTLRSTAMEGSFGNQKQHYGVSRIAARNSRSETLLLFFGIHMANAATLAARQLAIEEKKKQRA from the coding sequence ATGTTCGTGAAGTTACGGAAAATATCTGAGATTACGGCCACGTTGCCGTTTACCGAGTTCGATTTTATGCAAAAATATCGCGAGAGTTTTGCCGTAAGCGAGCTCGGGCGCATCCATGCGCAACTGCCATTGAAGGAGCTGGCAGAGAAAATCCGCTCGCATTTTCCCAAAACGCATCCTCAAGGCAACACGCCGATGTTCCCGCCGGAGGGAGAGGTGGCGCTGATGTTCCTCAAACCATATACCGGACAATCGGATGACGGCCTGATCGAGATGCTCAACGGCAACATACACATGCAGATGTTCTGCGGGGTGCTCATAGATCCCGCCAAGCCCATAAAGAACGGCAAGATAGTCAGTGCTATCCGTCAGCGCATAGCCGGAGTTCTGGACATCAGAGAACTGCAGAAAATCCTGTATGGCAAATGGGGCGGCTCGCTGAGAAACAAGGATTTGTGTCTGACCGATGCCACCTGCTACGAGAGCCATCTGCGGTTCCCGACAGATGTAAAACTGTTGTGGGAATGCTGCGAGTGGCTTCAATCTCTAATTGCAAAGACCTGTAAGGCGCTGAAGGAACGGCTGCCGCGCAACAAGTATCGTGATATTGACCGCGCCAGACTCACCTATGCCAAGCATCGCAAACACAGCAGGGCGGCCACTGTCAAACTCCGCCGTCGATTGCTCGGCTTGCTTTCCAAACAGATAGGGCAATGGAACAGAATCTGCAAGATACACACCGTTGACATCGCGCTCACCGCCGAGCAAAGCAAGCGTCTCTTCGCTCTTAAAGAGGTGTATCGACAGCAGAGAGCGCTTGCTCAGAAAAAGGAGGTGAAGAAACGCATCGTCAGCATAGACCGTCCGTACATCCGGCCCATCGTCAGAGGCAAGGAGAACAAGCGAGTGGAGTTCGGAGCCAAGGTCAACAACATCCAGATTGATGGAATATCATTCATCGAGCATCATTCCTTCGAAGCCTTCAACGAGGGCGTGAGATTACAGGAGTGTATTGAATATCAACAGGAACTGACCGGAGTCAAAGTCGCCAAAGTCGGAGCTGACACCATCTATGCCAACAACGACAACCGGCGGTACTGTACCGAAAACGGCATAACGACATGTTTTGTCCGCAAAGGCCCGAAGCCAAAGGATGAAAACACCGACATAAGCACAGCCCGACGAATAATCGGGACACTGCGCTCTACCGCCATGGAGGGCAGCTTCGGAAACCAGAAACAGCACTACGGTGTCAGCCGGATTGCTGCACGCAACTCCCGCAGCGAGACGCTGCTGCTCTTTTTCGGCATCCACATGGCAAATGCCGCAACGCTTGCCGCCCGACAACTCGCCATCGAAGAAAAGAAGAAACAGCGAGCGTGA
- a CDS encoding glycoside hydrolase family 97 protein, with product MKKHFAWLTAAGILTACSQGGPLQVSSPDGKLLVNFNIEEGGAPAYSASFDGEEIVATSYLGFQMEKFGALTSGFKMTAHHESEHNETWAPVWGEQDSVVNHYRQLVVEMKKKTDSVDVLLNVEFRVFDEGFAFRYVFPEQKTKQFVIDQELSRFAMTGDHTAWWIPGDYDTQEYEYTRSQLSEIAARHTAALVGNVSASAFDQWAVQTSLMMKTGDEKPLYLNIHEAALIDYPAMHLLYNDSSCTFTSALTPDGNGHMAVIDTPFSTPWRVVMVSDKATDILSTQIIYNLNESCVLDDTSWIHPTKYMGVWWEMITGKSDWSYTNAHDFDLATFDYSKARPHGRHGATTDNVKRYIDFAAANGFDQLLVEGWNVGWEDWLGREKDYVFDFVTPYPDFDIKALNDYAHSKGIKLMMHHETSGSIPNYERHMEAAYSLMNEYGYDAVKSGYVGNILPKGSYHYGQPQIRHYLDAIRRAADHKIMVNAHEAVRPTGLARTYPNLVGNESAMGTEYRNMTPGHVTILPFTRLKGGPMDFTPGIFEMDLGKFSPDKTHKRATVAGQLALYVTMYSPLQMAADLPEHYAEKMDAFQFIKDVPVDWSKSHYLDAEPGEFIVAARRAKGGDDWYVGGVTNDEARDVTVSMSFLKPGVTYQATFYTDAPDADCDSNSGAYEISKETVTSRTVSTIHMARGGGFAISIVPVK from the coding sequence ATGAAAAAACATTTTGCATGGCTGACGGCAGCCGGTATCCTTACGGCATGCTCGCAGGGTGGACCGCTACAGGTGAGTTCGCCCGATGGAAAACTTCTTGTAAACTTCAATATCGAGGAGGGTGGGGCGCCCGCTTACAGCGCTTCGTTTGACGGGGAGGAGATTGTGGCCACCTCTTATCTGGGATTTCAGATGGAGAAATTCGGGGCACTTACCTCCGGATTCAAGATGACCGCACATCATGAGTCGGAACATAACGAGACCTGGGCGCCGGTGTGGGGCGAGCAGGATTCGGTGGTCAACCACTACCGTCAGCTTGTGGTGGAGATGAAGAAAAAGACCGACAGTGTCGATGTGCTTCTCAATGTGGAGTTCCGTGTGTTTGACGAGGGCTTTGCTTTCCGCTACGTATTTCCCGAGCAGAAGACCAAGCAGTTTGTCATTGACCAGGAGCTTAGCCGGTTTGCCATGACCGGCGACCATACAGCCTGGTGGATACCAGGCGACTACGACACGCAGGAGTATGAGTACACACGCTCGCAGCTGAGTGAAATCGCCGCGCGCCATACCGCAGCTCTTGTGGGCAATGTGTCGGCCTCGGCATTTGACCAGTGGGCCGTGCAGACGTCGCTCATGATGAAGACCGGGGACGAAAAGCCGCTGTATCTCAACATACACGAGGCTGCGCTCATCGACTATCCTGCGATGCATCTGCTTTACAATGACTCCAGCTGCACGTTTACCTCGGCCCTTACTCCCGACGGCAACGGGCATATGGCGGTAATCGACACTCCGTTCTCTACCCCATGGCGTGTGGTGATGGTCAGCGACAAGGCTACCGACATACTGTCGACACAGATTATATACAATCTCAACGAGTCGTGTGTGCTCGACGACACATCATGGATTCACCCTACAAAATACATGGGTGTATGGTGGGAAATGATTACCGGCAAAAGCGACTGGAGCTACACCAATGCCCACGACTTCGACCTCGCCACGTTTGATTACTCAAAGGCCCGTCCCCACGGACGCCATGGCGCCACTACCGACAACGTAAAGCGCTATATCGATTTTGCAGCGGCCAACGGATTCGACCAGTTGCTCGTGGAGGGCTGGAATGTTGGCTGGGAGGACTGGCTCGGGCGCGAGAAAGATTATGTGTTTGACTTCGTGACACCATATCCCGACTTCGATATCAAGGCGCTCAACGACTATGCCCATTCCAAGGGTATCAAGCTGATGATGCATCATGAGACTTCCGGCTCTATACCCAACTATGAGCGTCATATGGAGGCTGCCTACAGTCTTATGAACGAGTATGGTTACGACGCGGTGAAGAGCGGCTATGTGGGCAATATCCTGCCCAAGGGTTCGTACCATTACGGACAGCCTCAGATACGCCATTATCTCGACGCCATCAGGCGTGCCGCCGACCACAAGATAATGGTCAACGCTCATGAGGCTGTGCGTCCGACCGGTCTTGCGCGCACTTATCCCAACCTTGTAGGCAACGAGAGTGCTATGGGCACCGAGTACCGCAACATGACTCCGGGCCATGTCACTATCCTGCCGTTTACACGTTTGAAGGGAGGTCCGATGGATTTCACTCCCGGTATTTTTGAGATGGACCTCGGTAAGTTCTCCCCCGACAAGACCCACAAGCGTGCAACGGTGGCCGGTCAGCTCGCTCTCTATGTGACCATGTACTCGCCTCTCCAGATGGCCGCCGACCTGCCCGAGCACTATGCCGAGAAGATGGATGCATTCCAGTTTATAAAGGATGTGCCTGTCGATTGGAGCAAGAGCCATTATCTTGATGCGGAGCCGGGCGAGTTTATCGTGGCCGCACGCCGTGCCAAGGGCGGCGATGACTGGTATGTTGGAGGTGTCACCAACGATGAGGCACGCGACGTCACCGTGTCGATGTCGTTCCTGAAGCCGGGTGTCACTTATCAGGCTACATTCTATACCGATGCTCCCGATGCTGACTGCGACAGCAACTCGGGCGCCTACGAAATCAGCAAGGAGACTGTGACATCGCGTACGGTATCGACAATCCATATGGCACGCGGGGGCGGTTTCGCAATATCTATTGTGCCTGTGAAATAA